GACGAAGAAGGCGGGTATCACGCCGACGGTCCCCACGGACGCGTCGCGAGTGACGAGGAGCTAATGGCGGCGGTCCAGGCGGCGGTAGACAGTCTGAGCGACGACCGGACGGTCAAAGAGCGGGTGCTCGTCGCGTCGTCGGGCGAAGTGAGCGGCGACGACGAGGTCACCGGCGTCGACCTTCCGAGCCACACGAGCGTCGACGTCGCCGGCGAGATCGTCGTCGAGGGGCAGGCCGGGGACTTGTTCTCGGCGGTCGGAGAGGAGAACATATCGATTCCGCGACTGACGGTGAAAGGGCCGGCTAGCAGAGCGGTGTTTCTCGACGGCTGCGAGAACGTTCGTCTCGGCCACCTCTGGATCGAAGACGTGACGGGACAGGGCGTCCGCATCCAGGCGGGCTGTGAGGACGTCCAGATCGACACGGCGTACGTCGAGAACACGGGCCATCACGGCATCGAGACGTACGACGTCACGCGCATCCAGATCGGGCAGGTGATCGGCGTCGATCCGGGGAGCGCAGTCGTGTTGCTCAACGAGACCTTCGACGCGACCGTCGGGCAGGTCGTCGGTCGGAACCCGGCGTTCGACTACGCGACGGTCCGGCTCGCGAACGGCTGCCGAAACGTCACGATCGGGCGCGTGGTCAGTCGCGGCGGCGTCCGCGGGCTGTCGATCATCACCGGCACGCGCGACGTGACCGTCGGCGAGGTGAACGTCGTCGGCGGCGACAAGGCCGGAATCTTGCTCGTCGATGTCAGAAACGTCACCGTCCTCGGCGGCGTGATCAAGAACGTCGACGGGCCCGGCGTCAACATGTGGTCGATCGGACTGCAGGGGACGACCTCGGAGATCAACGAGGGCGTGACCCTCAGCAACTTGCGAATCGTCGACGAGCGCCCCGAGGGCGATCGCGAACAGACGTGGGCGATCAAGGAAGACGGCGCCTGCCTGCACAATCGGTTCATCGACAACGACGTCCGCGGCGGCGGCACTGAGGGTCTGATCGACGTCGCCTCGGAAACGACGGTCGTCGA
This is a stretch of genomic DNA from Natrinema salifodinae. It encodes these proteins:
- a CDS encoding RICIN domain-containing protein: MTALGVAGLGAAFGGTASARDRSDDGTQPWHEWDADVDAAGRDLENLGGLDVEHVFTSAREADVVVWRDEEGGYHADGPHGRVASDEELMAAVQAAVDSLSDDRTVKERVLVASSGEVSGDDEVTGVDLPSHTSVDVAGEIVVEGQAGDLFSAVGEENISIPRLTVKGPASRAVFLDGCENVRLGHLWIEDVTGQGVRIQAGCEDVQIDTAYVENTGHHGIETYDVTRIQIGQVIGVDPGSAVVLLNETFDATVGQVVGRNPAFDYATVRLANGCRNVTIGRVVSRGGVRGLSIITGTRDVTVGEVNVVGGDKAGILLVDVRNVTVLGGVIKNVDGPGVNMWSIGLQGTTSEINEGVTLSNLRIVDERPEGDREQTWAIKEDGACLHNRFIDNDVRGGGTEGLIDVASETTVVDRNLGGGIDSGTVTLEPDDSPAARVEGVTAHRSSSLSLRAQPYDAPDAAFAWEHHFEWTGSQWDLVFDWRTDPGADLTLEYVVDRPQGTTDREFDREDIWTDSVPTVEEGTYRIVADHSDKVLEVADGSEATGANVRQGTWTDDPHQRWDVEGGGTDLWVDADRIVAEHSGKALTVVGGDARQGSGQQFTLERYESGFQIQTDDGRLQVADGSTADGANVVEGGWDGAGHQIWRFEAI